Proteins encoded by one window of Brassica oleracea var. oleracea cultivar TO1000 unplaced genomic scaffold, BOL UnpScaffold00935, whole genome shotgun sequence:
- the LOC106320476 gene encoding uncharacterized protein LOC106320476 — MSIGGRSKVKFMCSFGGKILPRPSDGLLKYVGGETRVIAVSQDITFVELTKKLTEMTESDMVLKYQIIPEDLDALVSVKSDEDLKHMMDEYKRHQETPKLRTFLFPAVQLGSPIEPQTIEQRYIEAINGILRKSAPIKTRPSFTLSASSSPKSESSPDGYGNGNEQPEMGSYQLSRLYPMHRVRSSPNISQQPHNYHHHSAYFQPPNYLTCRLRPPPPPPPPLDFPRGAGWGDPQGGGNGKYGCNEERRFWGRASSVPHSPRNHGFRL; from the exons ATGTCAATCGGAGGGAGGAGTAAAGTGAAGTTCATGTGCAGTTTCGGCGGCAAAATCCTCCCTCGACCCTCCGACGGCCTTCTCAAATACGTCGGCGGCGAAACTCGCGTCATCGCCGTCTCTCAAGACATCACCTTCGTcg AACTCACCAAGAAGCTCACGGAGATGACAGAGAGCGACATGGTGCTCAAATACCAAATCATCCCAGAAGATCTCGACGCGTTGGTCTCGGTAAAGTCGGACGAAGATCTGAAACACATGATGGACGAATACAAGCGTCACCAGGAGACTCCGAAGCTCAGAACCTTCTTGTTTCCAGCGGTTCAATTAGGTTCTCCTATCGAGCCACAGACGATAGAGCAGCGCTACATCGAAGCCATCAACGGCATTCTTCGCAAGAGCGCTCCAATAAAAACACGGCCTTCTTTCACCCTCTCTGCTTCCTCCTCTCCCAAATCTGAATCGTCACCAGATGGGTACGGTAACGGTAACGAGCAGCCTGAGATGGGTAGCTACCAGTTGAGCCGGCTTTACCCGATGCATAGAGTACGGAGCAGTCCTAACATCTCACAGCAGCCGCATAACTATCACCACCACAGTGCTTACTTTCAGCCACCTAATTACTTGACTTGTAGGCTGcgcccaccaccaccaccacctccgcCGTTAGATTTCCCTAGAGGCGCAGGCTGGGGGGATCCACAGGGTGGGGGTAACGGAAAGTACGGGTGCAATGAGGAACGTAGGTTCTGGGGGAGAGCAAGCAGTGTTCCTCATAGTCCTAGGAACCATGGATTTCGTCTCTGA
- the LOC106320477 gene encoding nuclear export mediator factor Nemf produces the protein MVKVRMNTADVAAEVKCLKRLIGMRCSNVYDISPKTYMFKLLNSSGITESGESEKVLLLMESGVRLHTTAYVRDKSNTPSGFTLKLRKHIRTRRLEDVRQLGYDRIIVFQFGLGANAHYVILELYAQGNIILTDSEYMIMTLLRSHRDDNKGFAIMSRHRYPIEICRLFERTTASKLQESLTAFSPKDHEAKDNEPKEQNGGKKGGKSNEAKQFTLKNILGDALGYGPQLSEHIILDAGLVPSTKLSEEKKLDDNEIQLLVQAVIVFEDWLEDIIYGQKVPEGYILMQKQLLVNDTSSQGGVTKMYDEFCPILLNQFKSRVYEKFETFDAALDEFYSKIESQRSEFQQKAKEDSASQKLNKIRQDQENRVQILKKEVDRCVNMAELIEYNLEDVDAAILAVRVALAKGMGWDDLARMVKEEKKLGNPVAGVIDKLNLEKNCMTLLLCNNLDEMDDDEKTLPVEKVEVDLSLSAHGNARRWYEMKKKQETKQEKTVSAHEKAFKAAEKKTRHQLSQEKVVATISHMRKIHWFEKFNWFISSENYLVISGRDAQQNEMIVKRYMSKGDLYVHAELHGASSTVIKNHKPEQSVPPLTLNQAGCFTVCHSQAWDSKIVTSAWWVYPHQVSKTAPTGEYLTVGSFMIRGKKNFLPPHPLIMGFGLLFRLDESSLGAHLNERRVRGEEEGMNDVGMETHAPDEHSDAESENEAENEEVSAAGEKNLQESNTALSQDASSLDMNSSGIDGENVAAATSQLEDLLDRTLGLGTATVAGKNHTIETSRDESQEQEKKSVVRDKPYISKAQRRKLKMGESGNTAADDNTGQEKPERKEKSVSSGNKAADGNTEKEKQQSKAKNASSRQANKTIPENKPAGEKVSRGQRGKLKKMKEKYADQDEEERKIRMALLASSGKPQKNDAEAQSTKPTVTKEKKPSEETEDAVKICYRCKKVGHLARDCHGKEMDKVVMEEDDIHELGEEEKEKLIDVDYLTGNPLPTDVLLYAVPVCGPYNALQSYKYRVKAIPGSMKKGKAAKTAMNLFTHMSEASVREKELMKACTDPELMAALVGNVKITAAGLTQLKQKQKKGKKSGKHHG, from the exons ATGGTGAAGGTGCGAATGAACACGGCCGACGTGGCCGCGGAGGTCAAGTGCTTGAAGCGGTTGATCGGCATGAGATGCTCCAACGTCTATGATATATCTCCCAAG ACGTATATGTTCAAGCTCTTGAATAGTAGCGGCATCACTGAATCTGGTGAGAGCGAGAAGGTCTTACTCTTGATGGAAAGTGGTGTTCGTTTGCATACCACTGCGTATGTCAG GGATAAGAGCAATACTCCTTCTGGGTTTACTTTGAAGTTAAGAAAGCATATTCGGACTAGGAGGCTTGAGGATGTGCGGCAGCTTGGTTATGACAGG ATCATTGTCTTCCAGTTTGGGCTGGGTGCGAATGCACACTATGTTATATTGGAGCTGTATGCTCAAGGAAACATAATCCTCACGGATTCCGAGTATATGATTATGACTCTCCTCCGCTCACATAG AGATGACAATAAGGGTTTTGCTATCATGTCTCGCCACCGTTATCCTATAGAGATATGTAGACTCTTTGAGAGGACCACAGCTTCGAAGCTGCAGGAATCGCTTACTGCTTTCTCGCCAAAGGATCATGAAGCAAAAGATAATGAGCCAAAGGAGCAGAATGGTGGCAAGAAGGGTGGCAAGTCGAATGAAGCTAAACAATTTACCTTGAAGAATATTCTTGGTGATGCTTTGGGGTACGGGCCACAGCTCTCTGAGCACATAATTCTGGATGCTGGTCTAGTTCCAAGTACCAAACTTTCAGAAGAGAAGAAGTTAGATGATAATGAGATTCAGCTATTGGTTCAAGCTGTCATCGTATTTGAAGATTGGCTTGAAGATATCATATATGGTCAAAAAGTTCCAGAAGGTTATATTCTAATGCAGAAACAGTTGTTGGTGAATGACACGTCTTCTCAGGGCGGTGTTACGAAG ATGTATGATGAGTTCTGTCCAATCTTATTAAACCAATTCAAATCAAGAGTGTAtgaaaagtttgaaacttttgatGCGGCTTTAGACGAGTTCTACAGCAAAATTGAGAGCCAAAGATCTGAATTCCAACAAAAGGCAAAAGAAGATTCTGCCAGTCAGAAACTCAATAAGATTCGCCAGGATCAG GAAAACCGTGTTCAAATTCTGAAGAAAGAAGTCGACCGTTGTGTTAATATGGCTGAATTGATTGAGTACAACTTAGAAGATGTAGATGCTGCCATATTAGCTGTTCGTGTAGCGCTTGCAAAGGGTATGGGCTGGGACGATCTAGCTCGTATGGTCAAGGAGGAAAAAAAACTAGGAAATCCGGTTGCTGGAGTAATTGACAAACTTAACCTGGAGAAGAATTGCATGACATTGTTGTTGTGTAACAATCTCGATGAAatggatgatgatgagaagacgCTCCCTGTGGAAAAG GTGGAGGTTGACCTATCACTTTCTGCGCACGGTAATGCCAGGCGCTGGtatgaaatgaagaagaagcaagaaacCAAGCAGGAGAAGACTGTTTCTGCTCATGAAAAGGCTTTTAAAGCAGCCGAGAAAAAGACACGCCACCAGCTTTCTCAG GAGAAAGTGGTTGCAACTATTTCACACATGAGAAAGATTCACTGGTTTGAGAAATTCAATTGGTTCATTAGCAGTGAGAACTACTTGGTCATCAGTGGTCGTGATGCTCAGCAAAATGAGATGATAGTTAAACGTTACATGTCAAAAGGAGACCT GTATGTGCATGCAGAGCTTCATGGAGCATCTAGTACTGTGATAAAGAATCATAAACCTGAACAAAGTGTACCGCCTCTCACTTTAAACCAAGCTGGATGTTTTACG GTATGTCATAGTCAGGCCTGGGATTCCAAGATTGTCACTAGTGCATGGTGGGTTTATCCTCATCAGGTCAGTAAAACAGCTCCTACTGGAGAATACCTCACAGTTGGAAGTTTCATGATACGAGGTAAGAAAAACTTCCTTCCCCCACACCCACTTATAATGGGTTTTGGACTGTTGTTTCGTTTGGACGAGAGTTCCTTGGGAGCTCATTTGAATGAAAGAAGGGTAagaggtgaagaagaaggaatgaATGATGTTGGCATGGAAACGCATGCTCCTGATGAGCATTCAGATGCTGAGTCAGAGAACGAAGCAGAGAATGAAGAGGTTTCTGCAGCAGGAGAAAAGAATTTACAGGAATCAAATACAGCATTGAGCCAAGATGCTTCTTCTTTGGACATGAATTCATCTGGAATTGATGGAGAAAACGTTGCAGCAGCTACGTCACAGCTTGAAGATCTTCTTGATAGAACCCTTGGTCTTGGTACTGCAACGGTGGCAGGCAAGAACCATACAATAGAGACATCAAGGGATGAATCGCAAGAGCAGGAGAAGAAATCAGTAGTGAGAGATAAGCCTTACATATCAAAAGCTCAAAGAAGAAAGCTTAAGATGGGCGAAAGCGGTAACACAGCCGCTGATGATAACACTGGCCAAGAAAAGCCGGAGCGGAAGGAAAAAAGTGTTTCTAGCGGTAACAAAGCCGCAGATGGTAACACTGAGAAAGAAAAGCAGCAAAGCAAGGCAAAAAATGCTTCTTCAAGGCAAGCCAACAAGACCATACCTGAGAACAAGCCAGCTGGGGAAAAAGTTAGCCGTGGGCAAAGGGGTAAACTTAAGAAAATGAAGGAGAAATATGCTGATCaagacgaagaagaaagaaaaattcgAATGGCGTTGTTGGCA TCTTCTGGAAAGCCACAGAAGAATGATGCCGAGGCACAGAGTACGAAGCCCACAGTCACTAAAGAGAAGAAACCTTCAGAAG AGACAGAAGATGCTGTGAAAATATGTTATAGGTGTAAGAAGGTTGGACATCTTGCTAGGGACTGCCATGGGAAAGAAATGGACAAAGTGGTAATGGAAGAAGATGATATTCATGAGCTTGgggaggaagagaaagaaaaactgATTGATGTCGATTACCTAACTGGTAACCCATTACCAACTGACGTTCTCTTATATGCGGTCCCTGTGTGCGGCCCCTACAACGCGCTCCAGTCATATAAATACAGAGTCAAAGCGATCCCAGGGAGCATGAAGAAAGGAAAGG CTGCAAAAACCGCAATGAATCTGTTCACACATATGTCGGAAGCGAGTGTCAGGGAGAAAGAGCTGATGAAGGCTTGTACGGATCCGGAGCTGATGGCTGCTCTTGTAGGGAATGTGAAGATCACAGCAGCGGGGTTGACGCAATTGAAGCAGAAACAGAAGAAGGGCAAGAAAAGCGGGAAACACCATGGCtag
- the LOC106320475 gene encoding nifU-like protein 2, chloroplastic — MQLVALNPASIPRSATHTLALEPSSSRLLSSAQSLSSQRSLRLVARSRNRFPRLSQNLSTRRSQVVKAVATPDPVLEVPLTEENVESVLDEIRPYLMSDGGNVALHEIDGNIVRVKLQGACGSCPSSVTTMKMGIERRLMEKIPEIVAVESVPDEETGLELNDENIEKVLEEIRPYLIGTADGSLELVEIEEPIVKIRITGPAAGVMTVRVAVTQKLREKIPSIAAVQLI, encoded by the exons ATGCAATTGGTGGCGCTAAATCCGGCATCCATTCCCAGGTCGGCGACACACACCCTAGCCCTAGAGCCTTCCTCCTCTCGTCTTCTTTCTTCTGCTCAg AGTTTGAGCTCCCAACGCTCTTTACGTCTCGTAGCTAGGTCTCGTAATCGATTCCCACGATTATCTCAAAATCTATCGACTCGACGATCCCAAG TTGTAAAGGCAGTGGCAACCCCAGACCCAGTCTTGGAAGTACCCTTGACAGAGGAAAATGTTGAAAGCGTCTTGGACGAAATCAGACCATACCTTATGTCTGATGGTGGGAATGTCGCACTGCATGAGATCGATGGCAATATTGTTCGAGTGAAACTGCAGGGAGCTTGCGGTTCATGCCCAAGTTCTGTTACGACAATGAAGATGGGTATTGAGCGTCGCCTTATGGAAAAGATCCCTGAGATAGTGGCTGTTGAATCAGTTCCTGATGAAGAGACTGGCCTTGAACTCAATGACGAAAACATTGAAAAG GTGCTGGAAGAAATCAGGCCTTACTTGATCGGAACAGCAGATGGCTCCCTCGAATTGGTGGAGATTGAAGAACCGATCGTGAAGATAAGAATCACAGGACCTGCTGCTGGAGTCATGACCGTACGAGTAGCAGTAACTCAGAAACTCAGAGAGAAAATTCCTTCAATTGCAGCTGTTCAACTAATATGA